The Rahnella aceris genome contains the following window.
TGCAGTGGCTCCCTCTGTTCGTCTTAAATTAAAATTTAAAATCAGGGGAGCCAACTTTTATCGCCCGAAAGGATATTCTACAACGAGTGGAAATATAATGCTGCGCTAATAGGCATCATTAAATTAATGAATTCCACCAATACGGCTTAAACGAACACCGGTAGGCCATTCACCTTCCTGTTTTTTAAAGCTCATCCAAATTGCAGAAGCTCTACCCACTAAATTCTGTTCCGGCACAAAACCCCAATAACGGCTGTCAGCGCTATTATCACGGTTATCACCCATCATGAAATAATGGCCAGCCGGCACCACCCATGTCCCCAGTGGCTGACCCGGTTGCTGATAATAAGCCCCCAGTTGGTCACGTGCACCTGGCACGGTCAGAATACGATGCGTCACATTGCCCAGCGTTTCATTGCGCTGTACAAGACGGATACCGTCTTGCGGCACGTTAGCGGACGGCGGCGTTTCAAAGAAACCACTGCTCGCTTCGCCGCCCGAAGACTGACCAAAAGTCTGCACGAAATCACTGGCAACACCGGAATCATATGTCACAGCCAGCGCGGTGCTGCAATTTTTGCCCGTTTCGCAAGCAGGCTGCACGGTCACCTGCTTGCTGAACGGATCGTAAGTCACCCGGTCACCGGGCAAGCCTACCAGGCGTTTAATATAGTCCACGCTCGGGTTTTGCGGATATTTAAATACCACCACATCACCACGTTTCGGTTCACCGGTTGAGATCAGCTTGGTTTGAGTAATGGGATCTTTCAGGCCGTAGGCATATTTCTCAACCACGATGAAATCACCAATAAGCAGCGTCGGCATCATCGAGCCAGACGGGATCTGGAAAGGTTCATAAATAAATGAACGCACCACAAACACAACTAACAAGACAGGGAATACCGAAGCACAGGTTTCCACCCAGCCCGGTTGCTTCGCCACTTTGTTCAGCGTTGAATCGTCAACAGAACCACCCGTTTCAGCCTTAATTTTAGCAACTTTAGCCCGGCGTGCGGGTGCCAGCTTGAAACGATCAAGGCACCAGATAATCCCTGACACCAGCGTTGCAACCGCCAGAATCAGGGCAAACATGTTAGCCATGCATACTCCCTACGACTCAATAAAGGATTTACTTGCTGTCTTTGCCCACGTGAAGAATGGCCAGGAACGCTTCTTGTGGTAACTCAACATTACCCACTTGTTTCATGCGTTTCTTACCATCTTTCTGTTTCTGCAAGAGTTTCTTCTTACGGCTGACGTCGCCGCCATAACATTTGGCGAGAACGTTTTTACGTAATTGCTTCACGGTTGAACGGGCAATGATGTGAGCACCAATCGCCGCCTGGATAGCAATATCGAACTGCTGACGCGGGATCAGTTCCTGCATCTTCTCAACCAGCTGGCGTCCACGGAACTGGGAATTGCCACGGTGAGTGATCAGCGCCAGTGCATCCACACGGTCGCCGTTGATTAGAACATCAACACGTACCATGTCAGAAGTCTGAAAACGTTTGAAATTGTAATCAAGCGACGCATAACCGCGTGACGTTGACTTCAGACGGTCGAAGAAATCGAGTACCACTTCCGCCATCGGGATTTCATAAGTCAGTGCGACCTGATTACCGTGGTAAACCATGTTGGTCTGGACACCACGTTTCTCAATACACAAAGTAATCACGCTACCCAGATATTCCTGTGGCATCAGCATGTGACACTCAGCGATAGGCTCACGCAGTTCCAGAATGTTATTCAGTGCAGGCAGTTTAGACGGACTGTCCACATAGACAGTTTCATTGCTGGTCGTCAGAACTTCATAAACAACAGTCGGTGCTGTGGTGATCAGATCCAGATCGTATTCACGTTCCAGACGTTCCTGAATGATTTCCATGTGCAGCAGCCCCAGGAAGCCACAACGGAAACCGAAGCCCAGCGCGGTAGAACTTTCTGGTTCGTAGAACAGGGATGCATCGTTAAGGCTAAGCTTGCCTAACGCATCACGGAAGTTTTCATAATCATCGGAGCTGACCGGGAACAGGCCGGCGTAAACCTGAGGTTTCACTTTCTTGAAACCCGGCAGCGCTTTGTCAGCAGGCTGACGAGCCAGAGTCAGGGTGTCCCCCACTGGTGCGCCGAGGATATCTTTAATCGCGCATACCAGCCAGCCGACCTCACCGCAGTTCAGAATGTCTTTATCGACACGCTTAGGCGTGAAAATACCCAGGCGATCGGCGTTATAAACCTGCCCGGTACTCATCACTTTAATTTTGTCGCCCTTTCTCATGGTGCCATTTTTGATACGCACCAGAGAAACAACGCCGAGATAGTTATCGAACCATGAATCGATGATCAACGCCTGAAGTGGCGCCTCAGGATCACCTTCCGGCGGTGGTACATCACGCACCAGACGCTCCAGCACTTCTGGCACACCGACACCGGTTTTCGCTGAACAACGAACAGCATCCGTGGCATCGATACCCACGATGTCTTCGATTTCCTGCGCTGCACGATCAGGATCGGCGGCCGGTAAGTCGATTTTGTTCAGAACCGGCACGACCTCCAGATCCATTTCCATCGCGGTATAGCAGTTTGCCAGCGTCTGGGCTTCAACACCCTGACCAGCATCCACCACTAATAATGCGCCTTCGCAGGCAGCGAGAGAGCGGGATACTTCATAGGAAAAGTCAACGTGCCCCGGCGTGTCGATAAAGTTCAGGTGATAAACCTGACCATCTTTTGCTTTGTAGTCGAGCGTCACGCTTTGCGCTTTGATGGTGATGCCGCGTTCACGCTCAAGATCCATTGAGTCGAGGACCTGCGCTTCCATTTCACGGTCGGCTAAGCCACCGCAAATTTGAATAATACGGTCTGACAGCGTCGACTTACCGTGGTCAATGTGGGCAATAATGGAGAAATTTCGTATATGCTTCATTATAAAAGTTTTTCTACCTTGGTATTTCTGAATCATTCGCCATGAACATACAGCGACGGTTTGTAGGTTGGCTGTCTTTCGCCTAAGTCGCAGCATTCTACATGCCAGCACCATGAAAACCTAGTCTCCGCACACCCTAACTCCAGATTATGCGAGCTTTCTCAGGATGAAATCCCCACATTTTCATTTGTTTTCATTACCGGAGCGTCTGTGTGCTTCCTAGGTTTGTCTCAGTCCGGTATTCCATGTATGGGCTTCCTGCCTTTTGGTTTTAGGAAAATCCCCATATACAGAAACGCGTATTGAAACTTAATATATTGTTATAAAAGAAATTACATAATTTCTAACTCATAAAGTTCTCATTCAACTTCTTCCACAAATATCTTTTTTATTTTTAATTCAATCCGGTCACAAGGTTATCAATATGATCAATGAAGGGCGGCTGCTCAGTCAGCATGGCTTTGCCAAAGCCAACTCTTGGATCACTCTGGTCCTGTCTGTGTTGTTGTTGATCGGCGGCGCAGTGCAAATTGCATTTTTGCTGGCCTTTGGCCACACCGCTGAGGGGCTGCATACCGTAATTTTGTCCGCTCTGCTCAGTATTGCCCTGGGGGTGGTGCTCATTCTGCTGCGACGTCTGATACGACCCAATCAATTCTATCAGCTTCATGAAAATGGAATTTTAGTTATAAGCCAAACGGATAAAAAAAATCGTTTTATTCCTTTTGACCGCATCATGGATATATATCGATTCAGAACCGGAAAATACACCCGTCGTATTTTAAATACGATGATCTTCCGTGAGGGAAATAGCAAAACCTGGCATCGTATTACGCCAAACATTGCCAATTCTGAAAGATTAATTGAAGTCATTAAAAACGAACACCTGATGTATCGCGGCCCATGGGCCCTAAACAGGCTGGCTCAGGGGGGAGATATTCTTTTTACATATCTGGTGAATCCACATTGCGGGTGGAAAAGATTTATCGGCGCTAACCTTCTGGCGCTGAACGAAAAAAAGATACATCTGAGCGCGTTGATGTTAACCACCGACGAAGGGAAAATAGTGCCTGTTGAGGATATTCAGTTTATCAGTGGCGGCAGCAACAGCCCGTTAATACGTCTGCTCGATAAACACGGCCGCATCCTTTTCTCTGTAGAGTATACATCGCTTTCTAGCGCAGATCTTTTCATCGCATTGATCGAGCATATGATCCAAAACCGTATACCGGTCAGAAACTAAAAAAATGCCACAGGGTTAGCGAACACTGTGGCATTTTTAAGCACTGTAGGATGCAGAAAGTTAAGAAGGGAGTTTGCTTTCAACCGAATAACGGAAAGCATCAGGAGGCAAACCCACCTGCAAGATGACTGGCTGGTAACCTGCTTTTCCATCGACTTTCGCAGCCAGTGCTTTAGCAATCAGGAAACCTAATCCACCACCCAACACCGCACCAATAACCGCGTATACATCTGCTTTCAGCAAGGCCTGCAACGCACCACCACCCGCAATCACACCAAAGAGCGGCGTCATATAAACCAGCAACGCCGAGCGCAACAGGCTTCCTTCCGGTATCCCCAGTTCAACTTTCTGACCAGGTGCAAGAGGCTCGTTAACGCTGACCTGAAGATTATGTTCAGTCTGCGGCCCTAACTCATTCAATACGCGAGCGCCACACCCTGAACGTGAATGGCAACTACTGCAACCCGCCTGTGTTTCACAACGCAACGTCGCAATACCGTCTTTCC
Protein-coding sequences here:
- the lepB gene encoding signal peptidase I, whose translation is MANMFALILAVATLVSGIIWCLDRFKLAPARRAKVAKIKAETGGSVDDSTLNKVAKQPGWVETCASVFPVLLVVFVVRSFIYEPFQIPSGSMMPTLLIGDFIVVEKYAYGLKDPITQTKLISTGEPKRGDVVVFKYPQNPSVDYIKRLVGLPGDRVTYDPFSKQVTVQPACETGKNCSTALAVTYDSGVASDFVQTFGQSSGGEASSGFFETPPSANVPQDGIRLVQRNETLGNVTHRILTVPGARDQLGAYYQQPGQPLGTWVVPAGHYFMMGDNRDNSADSRYWGFVPEQNLVGRASAIWMSFKKQEGEWPTGVRLSRIGGIH
- the lepA gene encoding translation elongation factor 4 → MKHIRNFSIIAHIDHGKSTLSDRIIQICGGLADREMEAQVLDSMDLERERGITIKAQSVTLDYKAKDGQVYHLNFIDTPGHVDFSYEVSRSLAACEGALLVVDAGQGVEAQTLANCYTAMEMDLEVVPVLNKIDLPAADPDRAAQEIEDIVGIDATDAVRCSAKTGVGVPEVLERLVRDVPPPEGDPEAPLQALIIDSWFDNYLGVVSLVRIKNGTMRKGDKIKVMSTGQVYNADRLGIFTPKRVDKDILNCGEVGWLVCAIKDILGAPVGDTLTLARQPADKALPGFKKVKPQVYAGLFPVSSDDYENFRDALGKLSLNDASLFYEPESSTALGFGFRCGFLGLLHMEIIQERLEREYDLDLITTAPTVVYEVLTTSNETVYVDSPSKLPALNNILELREPIAECHMLMPQEYLGSVITLCIEKRGVQTNMVYHGNQVALTYEIPMAEVVLDFFDRLKSTSRGYASLDYNFKRFQTSDMVRVDVLINGDRVDALALITHRGNSQFRGRQLVEKMQELIPRQQFDIAIQAAIGAHIIARSTVKQLRKNVLAKCYGGDVSRKKKLLQKQKDGKKRMKQVGNVELPQEAFLAILHVGKDSK
- the rseC gene encoding SoxR-reducing system protein RseC, which produces MMKEWATVVSWKDGIATLRCETQAGCSSCHSRSGCGARVLNELGPQTEHNLQVSVNEPLAPGQKVELGIPEGSLLRSALLVYMTPLFGVIAGGGALQALLKADVYAVIGAVLGGGLGFLIAKALAAKVDGKAGYQPVILQVGLPPDAFRYSVESKLPS